CAATGCAACCAATTAAAACTGCCATTGGGTTTTGCCCTGCGGAGGTAGCTTTTACCTGATGCAAATAATACTTGTCGGTGCCACTACCATCGATAAAACGTTGATTTCCTATTTTTAATAAATCTAAAATTTCTGGTGGTTGTAATTTTTGTTGTGTTTCTTTATCTAATACATTAATAAATTCTATGTTTTCTTTCAATTCATATTTTCCTTGTATGCCCAAAAGGTTTAGTCGAATGTTCTTTTCAGGTGCTACAGTAGTTTTAAAATCGGTAATTATTTCCAGTACATCATTGTCTATAAAGTCGGAGTATGTGGCATCTATAGTAACGTTAGAATTTGCGGGTACACTCCATAATGTATCCTTTATAGATGCTTTATTGAAGAATGATACTTGATTGGGAAGCTCCAATTTTATAACTTTTCCAATATGCAATTTGTTTATTTCCTTTACAAATGGATTCCTAAAATTGCTTCGCAATAAATAAAAAATCGAGGTGGCCAAACCGATTAATACGCCAAGCAACAAATCGGTAAATACAATGGCTATTATCGTTACAATAAACGGAATAAATTGATTCCATCCTTTTTGATACATTTCTTTAAATAAAGCTAATTTTGTTAACTTATAGCCCGTCATTAATAAAATAACAGCAAGCGATGCTAGTGGGATTTGATTTAATAGCATACTTAAAAACACAACAAAAATCAATAGAAATATACCGTGTAAAATAGTTGAAAGTTTCGTTTCGTTTCCCGATTGAACGTTTACAGAACTTCTCACTATAACTGAGGTTAGAGGCAAACCACCAAACAATCCAGCTAACATATTACCTATCCCTTGGGCAACCATTTCTCTGTTCGGCGGTGTTAGCCTTTTGTGAGGGTCAAGTTTGTCGATTGCTTCAATATTAAGCAAGGTTTCTAATGATGCTATAAGGGCAATAGTAAGTGCCACTGCCCACACTTGAGAATTAGCTAAATTGCTAAACGTTGGTAAATGAAAATACTGAGATAAATTGTTTGTATCCAAAGCCGGTATATTTACTAAATGTGTTTGTTGGATTGCGAAAAATGGTAGATAATTTTTAAAAATATAATTTAAAACAATACCGAGCACGACCACAAAAAGAGATGCAGGCAAAAGCTTTAGTTTTTTGAGCGGTAGCTTGCTCCAAGCCAACAAAAATAGTATAGAAATAATGCTGATTGCTATAGCTCCTGGCGTAAAATCATTTAATGCATGGAAAATCTCTGAAAAACTATTCTCTCCATCAATTTGATTAAAGGCACTTTCACCTTCTGGGTCATTGTCGTACCCAATTGCGTGTGGTATTTGTTTTATAATTAATAGAATACCGATGGAAGCCAATAATCCTTTAATTACATTTGAAGGGACATATTTGGCTATGAATCCAGCTTTTGCAATGCCCATTATTAATTGAATAATTCCAGCAATGAATACAGAAGTTAGAAATATTTCAAAAGTTCCTAGCCGCGTAATAGAGGATAATACCACAGCCGCAAGCCCCGCTGCGGGGCCACTAACACTGGTTTGCGATTTACTTATATATCCCACTATAATACCACCAATTACTCCGGATATAATGCCAGAAAGCAAGGGAGCACCTGATGCAAGTGCTATTCCCAAGCATAAAGGAACGGCTACAAGGAATACAACAATGCTGGCGGGAAGGTCAGATTTTAATTTTTTGAGCAAATTTTCCACTATTTTGGTTTTTATAATTCTGTTGCAAAGGTAGTATGAATATTTTATACAATAGTATTGCTATCAAATATAATACTACTACCTTTGTGAAAAAAATATATTCAAAATGGATGTTTATCTCAATATCGAACTTAACGAAAAGTTGTTTTTAAGAAACCCTATAGAAACGGAATTAGGAAAAAAAATAATTAAGCACAGTATTTTTCTTATTCATAAAATAGGATTTGATGCATTTACGTTTAAAAAATTGGCTTTAGAAATTGGAACTACAGAAGCAGGTGTTTATCGCTATTTTGAAAATAAGCATTTATTACTACTTTATATTGTTGATTGGTATTGGTCGTGGCAAGAATATAGATTGATTTTGAAAATTAATAATGTTGTAAAACCAGAAACGAAGTTAAAGAAAGTAATCCAATTGCTATGTACACCAATTACTGATGATATTTCTACTCCTTATATTAATGAAAACTTATTATATGAAATAGTGATGTCAGAAGGTGCTAAAACTTATCTTACAAAGCTGGTTTCAGCATACAATAAAGAAAAACTATTTAAACCCTATAAAGATTTTTGTGTACGAATTTCTGAAATAATATTGGAAAATAACCGGCAGTATAAATTCCCCCGTTCATTAGCATCCACCATTATTGAGATGTCGCATTCACAAAATTATTATGTAAAAAACCTGCCTTCACTTTCAGATTTAAAAAAGGGAAAGGAGGAAAATGTGGTACATAAGTTTATTGAGAGTTTAGTATTTAGCTCAATAAAACAGGAATTATTACTTAGCCCACCTGAAATTGTCAAGGTTTAACTGTAAAGAGAAATGACCTGTAGTAATGCCTGGGGTGTACATAGCACCGCCGTATGATATAGAAAACCTTTTTACTTTAAAGCCGAATCCCCACGAAAATCCTGATAATCCGCGGACTTCATCAAGTTTCATATCATTACGCATACGTGGATTCAAGCCAAAACGCAAGCGTAAACTTTTGCCCAAAATAAATTCAGTAGCAAAA
This Bacteroidota bacterium DNA region includes the following protein-coding sequences:
- a CDS encoding SulP family inorganic anion transporter, whose protein sequence is MENLLKKLKSDLPASIVVFLVAVPLCLGIALASGAPLLSGIISGVIGGIIVGYISKSQTSVSGPAAGLAAVVLSSITRLGTFEIFLTSVFIAGIIQLIMGIAKAGFIAKYVPSNVIKGLLASIGILLIIKQIPHAIGYDNDPEGESAFNQIDGENSFSEIFHALNDFTPGAIAISIISILFLLAWSKLPLKKLKLLPASLFVVVLGIVLNYIFKNYLPFFAIQQTHLVNIPALDTNNLSQYFHLPTFSNLANSQVWAVALTIALIASLETLLNIEAIDKLDPHKRLTPPNREMVAQGIGNMLAGLFGGLPLTSVIVRSSVNVQSGNETKLSTILHGIFLLIFVVFLSMLLNQIPLASLAVILLMTGYKLTKLALFKEMYQKGWNQFIPFIVTIIAIVFTDLLLGVLIGLATSIFYLLRSNFRNPFVKEINKLHIGKVIKLELPNQVSFFNKASIKDTLWSVPANSNVTIDATYSDFIDNDVLEIITDFKTTVAPEKNIRLNLLGIQGKYELKENIEFINVLDKETQQKLQPPEILDLLKIGNQRFIDGSGTDKYYLHQVKATSAGQNPMAVLIGCI
- a CDS encoding TetR/AcrR family transcriptional regulator — its product is MDVYLNIELNEKLFLRNPIETELGKKIIKHSIFLIHKIGFDAFTFKKLALEIGTTEAGVYRYFENKHLLLLYIVDWYWSWQEYRLILKINNVVKPETKLKKVIQLLCTPITDDISTPYINENLLYEIVMSEGAKTYLTKLVSAYNKEKLFKPYKDFCVRISEIILENNRQYKFPRSLASTIIEMSHSQNYYVKNLPSLSDLKKGKEENVVHKFIESLVFSSIKQELLLSPPEIVKV